In one window of uncultured Acetobacteroides sp. DNA:
- a CDS encoding DUF6261 family protein: MKKTALLPRLSVNSIICYTNSVLDDVSLYVDAALLDTERYHAVVEAKQRFESGFNTSRRSNINLKKADTTRDRAFLHLKHLVLAGCYSAKEEQQQAGEHVKHLMERLGFTLYRKNYNTESVSISKLLHVLNNGEHKPAVDALNLQEALAGLEEANQLFDHSDILANNERAEQKAIAPPTRVRKALEQAIRGLWAYIDAQAIINPQQGWDRTLHAVELLNDKYSAELKRHYTFIRKKKEKGEGCMEEQPREADTSNNTPEQSEKPCLG, translated from the coding sequence ATGAAAAAGACCGCACTGCTTCCCCGCCTGAGCGTGAACAGCATCATATGCTACACCAACAGCGTGCTCGACGACGTAAGCCTGTACGTTGATGCCGCGCTGCTCGATACGGAACGCTACCATGCCGTTGTGGAGGCCAAGCAGCGCTTCGAAAGCGGGTTTAACACCAGCCGAAGAAGCAACATCAACCTGAAAAAGGCCGATACCACCCGCGACCGGGCCTTCCTGCACCTGAAGCACCTAGTGCTGGCGGGCTGCTACTCGGCCAAGGAGGAGCAGCAGCAGGCGGGCGAGCATGTAAAACACCTGATGGAGCGCCTCGGCTTTACCCTGTACCGCAAGAACTACAACACCGAATCAGTGAGCATCAGCAAGCTGCTGCACGTGCTTAACAATGGGGAACACAAGCCCGCCGTGGACGCTCTTAACCTGCAGGAAGCCCTAGCTGGCCTGGAAGAAGCCAACCAGCTATTCGACCACAGCGACATATTGGCCAATAATGAGCGAGCCGAGCAGAAGGCAATTGCGCCGCCCACGCGGGTGCGCAAGGCGCTCGAGCAGGCTATTCGGGGGCTCTGGGCCTATATCGACGCGCAGGCCATCATCAACCCGCAGCAGGGATGGGATCGAACCCTGCATGCCGTGGAGCTGCTCAACGACAAGTACAGCGCCGAACTGAAGCGCCACTACACCTTCATCAGGAAGAAAAAGGAAAAAGGAGAAGGCTGCATGGAAGAGCAGCCACGAGAGGCGGATACTAGTAACAATACCCCAGAACAGAGCGAGAAGCCATGTCTGGGGTAA
- a CDS encoding SAM-dependent methyltransferase, whose amino-acid sequence MSAVVYLIPTTLGDTPIENVIPQHVKDVVLNTRFFIVEEIRTARRFISKLKLGIQIDSLTFYELNEHTHPTEVRRMLQPAMDGNDIGIISEAGVPGVADPGADAVAEAHRLGVKVVPLVGPSSILMSLMASGLNGQNFSFVGYLPVKPAERVKAIKTLEQRSNREHQTQLFIETPYRNNHMLAALLETCHPETRLCIAADITTETEYIVTKKIGDWRKQVPDLHKRPTVFLILS is encoded by the coding sequence ATGTCGGCAGTAGTATACCTGATTCCAACCACGCTGGGCGATACCCCAATCGAGAACGTCATTCCGCAACACGTAAAGGATGTAGTCCTAAACACCCGATTCTTTATTGTGGAGGAAATTCGCACCGCCCGCCGGTTTATCAGCAAGCTCAAACTGGGCATTCAGATCGACTCACTCACCTTTTATGAACTCAACGAACACACCCACCCAACCGAGGTTCGTAGGATGCTACAGCCCGCGATGGACGGAAACGACATCGGCATCATATCGGAGGCAGGTGTACCCGGCGTTGCCGATCCTGGAGCCGATGCGGTTGCCGAAGCACATCGACTGGGGGTTAAGGTTGTTCCGCTGGTTGGGCCGTCGTCTATTCTGATGTCGCTAATGGCATCGGGACTAAACGGGCAGAACTTTTCCTTCGTAGGCTACCTCCCCGTAAAGCCCGCCGAAAGGGTTAAGGCCATAAAGACGTTGGAACAACGCTCCAACCGCGAGCACCAAACCCAGCTCTTCATCGAAACGCCTTACCGCAACAACCACATGCTGGCAGCGCTGCTGGAAACCTGCCACCCCGAAACGCGCCTCTGCATTGCCGCCGACATCACCACCGAAACCGAGTACATTGTGACAAAAAAAATCGGAGACTGGCGTAAGCAAGTCCCCGACCTTCATAAAAGACCCACGGTCTTTTTAATTCTTTCGTAG
- a CDS encoding FKBP-type peptidyl-prolyl cis-trans isomerase: MRFFKHTFFVVTLACAAAFITSCGKEETTTTSLVAQNTLIESFVKTTKLTDSVEKSGDLWCNRFVKGANSTKIQVGDEVTFYYILSVVKDATTLEPYATNIESVAKAKALANPFSKYEPITVVVGKSGLPKGFDLGLRLLYDGDAAQILFPSTYGYGASDIGAVPANSAIGVRVYISKVER; encoded by the coding sequence ATGAGATTTTTTAAACATACATTTTTTGTCGTTACGCTTGCTTGCGCTGCTGCATTCATTACGTCTTGCGGCAAAGAGGAAACCACTACAACCAGCTTAGTGGCGCAGAATACCCTAATAGAGTCTTTTGTAAAGACCACCAAACTTACGGATAGCGTCGAAAAGAGCGGCGATTTGTGGTGTAATCGGTTTGTTAAGGGTGCAAACTCCACTAAGATACAGGTGGGAGATGAGGTTACCTTCTACTACATTCTAAGTGTTGTGAAAGATGCTACAACTCTTGAACCCTATGCCACGAATATAGAGTCGGTGGCAAAGGCTAAGGCATTGGCTAATCCCTTTTCCAAGTATGAGCCTATTACGGTAGTAGTGGGCAAGAGCGGGTTGCCTAAAGGATTTGATCTAGGGCTTCGCCTATTGTACGATGGCGATGCCGCTCAAATTCTTTTTCCATCGACCTATGGTTATGGAGCAAGCGATATTGGCGCTGTCCCTGCCAATTCGGCAATAGGGGTAAGGGTGTATATCAGCAAAGTTGAAAGATAA
- a CDS encoding FKBP-type peptidyl-prolyl cis-trans isomerase, with translation MKNFTTTLIAILLSSGFGFSQASLNSSPAAQQAKFSSFIDSASYAYGVVLARSMESLRVDFNHGLVLQALNDVKNKINLYNDTTINVLLTKLQTQIQLKEKARIDVLTKENEVKMKAFFEENAKKPNVKTTVSGLQYEAIASGPTDGLNPTINDTAVVNFEAKFIDGKILDSSYGAEKPVRMPLNQIIPGLQEGILLMKPKDTFILYIPSTLAYGEKGAPAIEPNQGIIFKIDLIDIIKGSAPLPKY, from the coding sequence ATGAAGAATTTTACAACCACTTTAATCGCCATTTTGCTTTCATCAGGCTTTGGCTTTTCCCAAGCATCGCTTAACAGCAGCCCCGCTGCCCAACAAGCAAAATTCAGCAGCTTCATAGATAGCGCTTCGTATGCCTATGGCGTAGTTTTAGCCAGAAGTATGGAGAGCCTACGGGTAGATTTTAACCACGGGCTCGTACTGCAAGCGCTTAACGACGTAAAAAATAAGATCAACCTATACAACGACACCACCATTAACGTCCTGCTTACTAAACTTCAAACTCAAATTCAACTAAAAGAGAAAGCACGGATTGATGTTTTAACTAAAGAAAATGAGGTTAAGATGAAGGCGTTTTTCGAGGAAAATGCCAAAAAGCCCAACGTAAAAACGACAGTCAGCGGCCTTCAATACGAGGCAATAGCAAGCGGCCCTACAGATGGCCTAAATCCGACCATTAACGATACCGCCGTGGTAAACTTCGAGGCCAAATTTATTGATGGGAAAATACTGGACTCTTCCTATGGAGCAGAAAAGCCTGTACGCATGCCGCTCAACCAAATCATCCCTGGACTACAAGAAGGCATACTGCTCATGAAGCCCAAAGACACCTTTATCCTTTACATTCCAAGCACACTCGCATACGGTGAAAAGGGAGCTCCTGCAATAGAGCCCAACCAAGGCATAATCTTCAAAATCGACTTGATTGACATCATAAAAGGTTCCGCACCGCTTCCTAAGTATTAG
- a CDS encoding MBL fold metallo-hydrolase, producing MKVTFLGTGTSQGVPIIACSCPVCQSGDSHDKRLRSSAMVEVDGVRILIDAGPDFRQQMLREGVTDLDAILLTHEHKDHVGGLDDVRAFNYVLNRPMDIYAQERVLGHLKVEFSYVFSEKPYPGVPQMALHPIGSEPFTVKGVEVTPISVRHFRLPVSAYRISDFSYITDANYISEEEKQKLVGTRVLVVNALRREEHISHFTLSQALELIREVKPEVAYLTHISHQLGKHADVLRELPPNVFLAYDGLCVEVI from the coding sequence GTGAAGGTTACATTTCTAGGAACGGGAACCTCGCAGGGGGTGCCGATTATTGCCTGCAGCTGCCCGGTGTGCCAGTCGGGCGATAGCCACGATAAGCGCCTGCGCTCGTCGGCAATGGTGGAGGTTGATGGCGTTCGCATCCTGATTGATGCTGGGCCCGACTTCCGCCAGCAGATGCTCCGCGAGGGGGTGACGGACTTGGATGCCATTCTGCTAACCCACGAGCACAAGGACCATGTGGGCGGGCTCGACGACGTTCGCGCCTTCAACTACGTGCTCAATCGGCCCATGGACATTTACGCCCAGGAGCGCGTGCTGGGGCATCTGAAGGTCGAGTTCTCCTACGTCTTTAGCGAGAAGCCCTATCCGGGCGTGCCGCAAATGGCGCTGCACCCCATCGGCAGCGAGCCGTTTACGGTGAAGGGGGTTGAGGTGACGCCCATATCGGTGAGGCATTTCCGCCTGCCTGTGTCCGCCTACCGCATTAGCGACTTTTCCTACATCACCGATGCCAACTACATCTCCGAGGAAGAGAAGCAGAAGCTGGTCGGAACGCGCGTGCTGGTGGTTAACGCCCTGAGGCGCGAGGAGCACATCTCGCACTTTACCCTGAGCCAGGCGCTGGAGCTAATCCGGGAGGTGAAGCCCGAGGTGGCCTACCTCACCCACATCTCGCACCAGCTGGGTAAGCACGCCGACGTGCTCAGGGAACTCCCCCCAAACGTCTTCCTAGCCTACGACGGGCTGTGCGTGGAGGTGATATAA
- a CDS encoding FKBP-type peptidyl-prolyl cis-trans isomerase codes for MHSYLKVLALAALAVGLYSCAQEQTISDRVVEDGIIGAYVEQNPIWKNKTESGLYLNVLKEGTGATPTVTDWVMVKFTGKTLDGDYFHSTDTTVFNHLDYNVNYYHIVPDFLYMAGSMPQGFREALLTMKEGGKVDLLIPSYLGFGSYGAVKFGQMPILPNAYVQANHPVKYQLELVKVISKPREYDSLLVDSYVKNNPGFVDIKDKAVYLKELEKGSTAISDTIGNGTKVYVHYAGYFLDGYCFDTNIKTISDTFAPYAPYSGSSSSSSTSTSTTTSGDTLVVTMAASSSGVVTGFDKALRKMTKGSKAEVVFTSTNGYGLSGSSSSTSKPSIGAYTPLKFYIVVDRVENPTSSTTTASSIVVPKYLLRKN; via the coding sequence ATGCATAGCTATCTTAAAGTATTGGCTTTAGCAGCCCTTGCAGTGGGGCTTTACTCATGCGCTCAGGAACAAACCATATCAGATCGAGTAGTGGAAGATGGTATTATCGGTGCGTATGTTGAGCAAAATCCTATATGGAAAAATAAGACGGAATCGGGGCTTTACCTAAACGTGCTTAAGGAAGGAACTGGCGCTACACCAACCGTTACCGATTGGGTTATGGTTAAGTTTACCGGTAAGACGCTAGACGGCGATTACTTCCACTCTACAGATACCACCGTATTTAACCATTTAGACTATAACGTAAACTACTATCACATAGTCCCCGATTTCTTGTACATGGCAGGTTCGATGCCTCAAGGCTTTAGGGAGGCGTTGTTGACCATGAAGGAAGGAGGCAAGGTTGATCTTCTTATTCCCTCGTACCTTGGTTTTGGTTCTTACGGAGCCGTTAAGTTTGGGCAGATGCCAATTCTTCCTAATGCATACGTACAGGCTAACCACCCTGTAAAGTATCAGTTGGAGCTGGTAAAGGTTATCTCTAAGCCTAGGGAGTACGATTCTTTGCTGGTCGACTCTTACGTTAAGAATAATCCAGGTTTTGTTGATATTAAGGATAAGGCTGTGTATCTAAAGGAACTTGAGAAGGGAAGTACAGCTATTAGCGATACCATTGGAAATGGAACAAAGGTGTATGTTCACTATGCTGGATATTTCCTAGATGGATACTGCTTTGATACGAATATAAAAACCATTTCGGATACTTTCGCTCCTTATGCGCCCTATAGTGGCAGTTCTTCTAGTTCGTCGACTTCTACTTCTACAACTACCTCTGGAGATACGCTAGTTGTAACAATGGCAGCAAGTAGTAGTGGGGTTGTTACTGGTTTTGATAAGGCATTGCGTAAAATGACCAAGGGCTCTAAGGCAGAGGTTGTATTTACGTCAACCAATGGTTATGGATTATCTGGTAGCTCTAGCTCAACCAGCAAGCCTTCCATTGGAGCCTATACGCCGCTGAAATTTTATATTGTAGTTGATAGGGTAGAGAACCCCACCTCATCTACAACTACCGCGTCGTCTATCGTTGTTCCGAAATATTTGCTACGAAAGAATTAA
- a CDS encoding dihydroorotate dehydrogenase-like protein — protein MANLSTSYMGLSLKSPFIIGASNLSDNVDRLKKLEEAGAGAIVYKTLFEEQIELESLELDNDLEAYNERHPEMVRIFPELHHAGPRGHLHKLKKVKSELSIPVIGSLNCITPATWVDWAVRMQETGIDGLELNFYSSPSKFEITGAEIINTQLDVLKEVTSKITIPIAVKLSPFYGNPLEVISRMDKLGVKAFVLFNRMYQPDIDIDAEAMKQSYVFSRSDDSRLALRYCGLLFNRINAQLSAATGIVTAEEAIKTFLAGANTVQIVSAVYKNGPEYVKSMIAETETWMNMKGYETIDEVRGKLSYVNLKDPFAYTRAQYIDILMRSSEWINPWFI, from the coding sequence ATGGCAAATTTAAGCACAAGCTACATGGGCTTATCCCTTAAAAGTCCATTCATTATTGGGGCAAGTAATTTGAGCGATAACGTTGACCGATTGAAAAAGTTGGAGGAAGCAGGTGCAGGTGCAATCGTCTACAAAACGCTCTTCGAAGAACAAATTGAACTGGAGAGCCTCGAACTAGACAACGACTTGGAGGCCTACAACGAGCGCCACCCCGAGATGGTTCGCATATTTCCAGAACTACACCATGCTGGTCCTAGAGGTCACCTGCATAAGTTGAAAAAGGTAAAGAGCGAGCTAAGCATTCCCGTAATCGGAAGCCTCAACTGCATTACGCCAGCCACATGGGTAGACTGGGCAGTGCGCATGCAGGAGACTGGCATCGATGGCCTTGAACTAAACTTCTACTCCTCCCCTTCCAAGTTTGAGATTACTGGTGCCGAAATCATCAACACCCAACTCGATGTGCTGAAAGAGGTGACGAGCAAAATAACCATCCCGATAGCCGTAAAGCTGAGCCCATTCTACGGCAATCCGCTTGAGGTCATTTCGCGAATGGATAAGCTTGGCGTAAAGGCATTCGTGCTTTTCAACAGGATGTACCAACCCGACATTGATATTGATGCCGAAGCCATGAAGCAATCGTACGTATTTAGCCGTTCCGACGATTCGCGGCTAGCGCTACGCTACTGCGGCTTGCTCTTTAATCGAATTAATGCGCAGCTATCAGCAGCTACCGGAATCGTTACCGCCGAAGAGGCAATTAAAACGTTCCTTGCCGGGGCAAATACCGTACAGATAGTAAGCGCGGTATACAAGAATGGTCCTGAATACGTAAAAAGTATGATTGCAGAAACAGAAACATGGATGAATATGAAAGGCTACGAAACCATCGATGAGGTTAGAGGCAAGCTATCGTACGTCAACCTTAAAGATCCATTTGCCTACACTCGTGCCCAGTACATCGACATACTCATGCGATCGAGCGAATGGATTAATCCTTGGTTTATTTAG
- a CDS encoding deoxyribodipyrimidine photo-lyase, which yields MNVDPRRVITHKTTGSAIRKVVYRMSRDQRVSDNWALIFAQEQALLHSCPLEVVFTLTSSYPLANMRHYSFMLQGLKEVERRLSVLNIPFRLILDNNPTRALEQYIIENEINLVVSDFDPLRIKRNWIEAINQMEGIAHYEVDAHNIVPCRWVSQKVEFGAYTIRPKIKRALEDFLTEFPPLKEQNGVGRLDRQPTNWQQVETSIQADSSVKPIGWLMPGEASAMRALDSFIEQKLDGYSERRNNPTLDGQSNLSPFLHFGQLSAQRIAVEVSRRAAASPSSEAFLEEFIVRRELSDNFCFYNPKYDSVGGFPYWAKKDIDLHRTDPREFCYPLEQLEQGLTHDPLWNAAQQELVKRGKMHGYMRMYWAKKILEWTPSVEDALATAIFLNDRYSIDGRDPNGYAGIAWSIGGVHDRAWFPRPIFGKIRYMIYNGCRSKFDVEAYIRMVATL from the coding sequence ATGAATGTAGATCCACGAAGAGTAATTACGCACAAAACCACCGGCTCCGCTATTAGGAAGGTGGTTTACCGCATGAGCCGCGACCAACGGGTTAGCGACAACTGGGCGCTGATATTCGCCCAAGAGCAGGCGCTACTGCACAGCTGCCCGCTAGAAGTTGTCTTTACCCTCACCTCCTCCTACCCCTTAGCCAACATGCGCCACTACAGCTTCATGCTACAAGGATTAAAAGAGGTAGAACGGAGGCTTTCCGTGCTAAACATTCCCTTTAGGCTTATACTCGACAACAATCCAACAAGAGCCTTAGAGCAGTACATCATAGAAAATGAAATCAACCTAGTGGTTTCCGACTTTGACCCGCTGCGCATAAAGCGGAACTGGATTGAAGCCATCAACCAAATGGAAGGCATAGCCCACTACGAGGTAGATGCCCACAACATTGTTCCGTGCCGCTGGGTGTCGCAGAAGGTGGAGTTTGGGGCCTACACCATCCGCCCGAAGATAAAGCGGGCGCTTGAGGATTTCCTTACTGAGTTTCCTCCGCTAAAAGAGCAAAATGGCGTTGGCAGGTTAGACAGGCAGCCTACCAACTGGCAACAGGTGGAGACGAGCATTCAGGCAGACTCATCCGTAAAGCCTATCGGATGGCTGATGCCGGGAGAGGCCAGCGCCATGCGAGCACTCGACAGCTTTATAGAGCAGAAGCTCGATGGCTACAGCGAACGGAGGAACAATCCGACGCTCGACGGGCAGTCGAACCTATCGCCATTCCTGCATTTCGGGCAGTTATCGGCGCAGCGAATCGCCGTGGAGGTTAGCCGAAGAGCTGCGGCATCGCCCTCCAGCGAGGCCTTTCTGGAGGAGTTCATCGTCCGGCGCGAGCTGTCCGATAACTTCTGCTTCTACAACCCGAAGTACGATAGCGTCGGCGGCTTCCCCTACTGGGCCAAAAAGGACATCGACCTACACAGGACCGACCCTCGGGAGTTCTGCTACCCGCTAGAGCAGCTGGAGCAGGGGCTAACGCACGACCCGCTCTGGAATGCCGCCCAGCAAGAGCTGGTAAAGCGGGGAAAGATGCACGGCTACATGCGCATGTACTGGGCCAAAAAGATCTTGGAGTGGACTCCTTCGGTAGAGGATGCGCTTGCTACGGCCATCTTCCTAAACGATAGGTACTCGATTGACGGGCGCGACCCCAACGGCTATGCGGGCATTGCATGGAGCATCGGCGGGGTGCACGACAGGGCCTGGTTTCCGCGCCCCATCTTCGGAAAGATACGCTACATGATCTACAACGGATGCCGATCGAAGTTCGACGTGGAAGCCTACATCAGAATGGTGGCGACGCTGTAG